From uncultured Draconibacterium sp.:
CATTAATGGTAAAAACATAGCTGCAATTGGTATTACCAACCAACGCGAAACAACTATTGTTTGGGACCGTGAAACAGGAGAGCCGGTTTACAATGCAATTGTTTGGCAAGACCGCAGAACGGCCAAATATTGTGATGCACTGAAAGCAAAAGGCCACCAGGAAATGATTAGCGAAAAAACCGGTTTGGTAATTGATGCCTATTTTTCGGGTACAAAGGTACAATGGATACTGGATAATGTTGAAGGTGCCCGCGAAAAAGCAAATGCCGGCAAACTTGCATTTGGTACCGTTGATTGCTGGTTGATATGGAAACTTACACGGGGTGAAAAACATGTAACCGACATTACCAATGCCAGTCGCACACTATTGTATAATATAAAAGAGTGTTGCTGGGATAAAGAACTCCTCAACCTGTTTGATATACCAGAGAATATGCTCCCTGAAGTATGTGCCTCGAGCGAAGTTATCGGTTATACCAAAACAACCATATTTGCGCACGAAATTGCTATCGGAGGAATTGCCGGCGATCAGCAGGCAGCTTTATTTGGCCAGCAATGTGTTCATCCGGGAATGGCAAAAAACACTTATGGAACCGGATGTTTTATGCTGCTCAATACAGGATCAAAAGCCATAAAATCGGAGAATAACCTGTTAACTACCATTGCCTGGAAAATAAATGGAGAGGTTACTTACGCACTTGAAGGATCTATTTTTATCGCCGGAGCGGCTGTGCAATGGATGCGCGATCAGTTAGGTTTAATTAACAATGCTCCCGAGATTGAAGAATTGGCATTATCAGTTGAAGACAACGGAGGAGTTTATTTTGTTCCGGCACTTACCGGACTTGGTGCTCCACATTGGGACCAATATGCACGCGGCATTGTTGTGGGCATTACACGGGGTACTTCGAATGGGCATTTTGCAAGAGCAACAATTGAAGGAATTGCTTTCCAGGTGATGGACGTTCTGAAAGCAATGGAAGCAGACTCCGGTATCGAAATTAAAGAACTACGTGTTGACGGGGGAGCTGCTGCCAACAACCTTCTCTTGCAATTTCAGTCTGAAACCTTGCAGTCGCCGGTAATACGCCCCCGCCAACTGGAAACTACCGCCCTTGGAGCTGCCTACCTGGCCGGATTAGCTGTAGGCTACTGGAAAGATCTTAACGAAATGCAATCGCAATGGGCAAAAGACAGAACCTTTACGCCTCAAATTTTGGATGACGTAATGAATAAATCCATCAGAAAATGGCAAAAGGCACTCGCTAAGGCCAAAGACTGGATTGACGAAGATGATGACGAATAGGAAATTGAAAAACAAAAAATCATGAAACGACATAAACAGCTACGTAAAGCCAAAGCTCCGGGGAAATGGGATATTGTGGTTATTGGCGGAGGTGCATCGGGACTCGGCGTAGCACTGGAATCTGCAACCAGAAAATATAAAACGCTGTTACTGGAAGGAGCTGATTTTGCCAAGGGAACATCAAGCAGAAGTACCAAGTTGGTGCATGGTGGAGTACGCTATCTCGCCCAGGGGGATATTTCATTGGTTTTAGAAGCATTGCGCGAACGTGGGTTGATGCGCCAAAATGCTCCTCACCTGGTTAAAAACCAATCATTCATTATTCCGAATTACGAATGGTGGGGAGGACCGTTTTACACCATTGGACTAAAAGTTTACGACATGATGGCAGGGAAGCTTGGTCTGGGACCTTCCGTTCACCTTACAAAACAAGAAACGCTTGAAGCTCTGCCCACGCTTAAAGAAGAAGGCTTAACAGGTGGCGTAATTTATCATGATGGCCAATTCGACGATGCCAGGCTTTCGGTAAACCTTGCACAAACAATTATCGATTACGATGGTGTTGCAGTTAATTACACTAAGGTTACCAATTTACTTAAAGACAAAGACGGGATGATATGCGGGGTAAAAGTTAAAGATATGATTGATGGTGATGAATTTGAGGTAAGCGCTAAAGTGGTTGTAAATGCCACCGGTGTATTTACCGATGAGATTTTACAGATGGACGAACCCGGTTCACCCAAAAAAGTTGTTCCCAGTCAGGGGATTCATTTTGTGCTCGATCATGAATTTCTCTCGGGAGACCATGCTATTATGATTCCCAAAACCGATGATGGCCGCGTACTTTTTGCCGTCCCTTGGCGCGGAAAAGTAGTTGTTGGAACAACCGACACCCTTGTTGAAGAGGCAAGTCTTGAACCACGAGCATTGGAAGAAGAAATTGAATTTATTCTGAACACGGCCGGACGCTATCTTACACGACCACCAAAAAGGAGCGATGTAAGGAGCATATTTGCAGGACTTCGTCCGCTTGCTGCACCTGAAGAAGAGGGCAAAAAAACGAAAGAGATTTCACGAAGCCATAAGGTAATTGTGAGCTTGTCGGGATTAATTACCATAACCGGCGGCAAGTGGACGACTTATCGCAAAATGGGAGAAGACACCGTTAACAATGCTGTAATTCTTGCCGGGCTAAAAGAAAAACCTTGCATTACCGAAAACCTGGCCATTCATGGATACACAAAGAACATCGACCTTAATGATCATTTTTATGTTTACGGTTCGGAAGCCAAAGCCATCAAAGAAATGATAGAAGACAATCCGAAACTGAGTGAAAAATTACATGATCGGCTTGATTTTACAGTTGCAGAAATTGTTTGGGCATGTAGAAAAGAAATGGCCATGAACCTTGACGACATGTTGGCCCGACGGGTAAGAGCACTCTATCTGGATGCACGTGCAGCCGAGGAAATGGCCCCAAAAGTGGCAAAAATAATGGCCAAAGAATTAGGTAGAGATAATGCATGGGTTGAGCAGCAGATAAAAGAATTTTCAGCATTGGCACATGGCTATTATCTTTAATGCATAATAACTACAAGATAAATCTAAACGACATTTGAAATTAAATTAAACCAAAACTAATATGAATGAATTTGTAGCTGAAATAATTGCCACCATGATAATGATTCTTCTGGGAAACGGGGTGGTAGCAAATGTGGTATTAAAAGATACCAAAGGCCATAACAGCGGGTGGATCGTAATTTCGCTGGGATGGGGATTAGCGGTAATGATGGCAGTAATTGTAGCCGGGCCGATAAGTGGAGCCCACTTAAATCCTGCTGTAACGCTCGGCCTTGCAATTGGCGGACTCTTTCCCTGGCCCAAAGTTCCGGTTTATATTGCCGGAGAAATTATCGGAGCCATGCTTGGAGCTATATTAGTTTGGTTTTCTTACCACGATCATTTTAAGGCCAATAATGATAAAGCCGGTTTTTTGGGCGTATTTGCCACTACTCCTGCCATCAGGAATCATAAAAAGAATTTCCTAACCGAGCTCATAGGTACCTTTGTTTTAATATTTGTAATCTTTTACATCACCGATTTCAAATTTGAAACGCTTCAGCTGCAATCGGTTGAGGTTGGTTTAGGATCAATTGGTGCACTTCCGGTTGCTCTTTTGGTAACAGCAATCGGGCTAAGTTTAGGTGGCCCAACCGGTTATGCAATAAATCCTGCACGAGATTTGGGACCTCGAATTATACATAGTCTCTTAAAATCTCCGAATAAGGGCAATTCAGACTGGGCATATGCCTGGGTACCTATTCTGGGGCCAATTACCGGTGCTGCGCTTGCTGCCGGATTATTTTTACTCTGTTAGGTTTTTACATTACTCACCAACCGAATAAAGTCGCTAATACACCAATTAGCGACTTTATTTGTATATACAACCCTGGCTGAGAAATAAATTAATACCATTTAGTTGTTATTTGATAAGCCTTTTCATAACTTGTATAGAATTAAGTTTACAAACTCAAAGTTGTGACCCGGAGAAATACAAACACAAAGCAGTGACGCATGATGAAATTTTCACCGTATTCCTCTGACATAATAATTTTCTATTCCTTAGAAAACAACCCTCTTTATCAAAAATATCAGGCAAAATATTACAATCATTAAATTCATAATTATGACAACCTACTACGACATTCATTGCCACATTTTTAACAAAGACGTAATCATTCGTCGACTGGTTAATGTAGTGCAATCTTTACTCGCCATAAAAGACATGGTGGACAAGGGAGTAACATCTGCAGAGTTAAAATTTAAAATCGACGGTATTAACAGAACACTGCAGGATGTTACCCAGGAATCGAGCGAAGATGTGTTTGAAGCGCTCGACAAAGTTTACCAGGGAAATGTAGTGACTACTCCCCTGATGTTTGACTTAACTTACGCCGACGATAACGACGATGATGAGAACCATAACAGACGCTATCGAAAACGGATTAAACGAATTTTTTGGTTGCTATCAGTGGCCTTACCCTTTATAAAAGCCCGCGTAAACAGGAAAATTAAAAGTAATGAATTGGCAGAAGCTTTTGATAAAATAAGGGAAAATGTAAAAGAGTTTGAAAATAATTTCGATCGGAAATCGGATGAAGAAGTAGAGATTTTCGACAATGCAAATTACGCACAACAAATTGCCGACCTGGAGTATTTGGCCGGAAAATATGAAACCATAAAACCTTTTTTCAGTATAGATCCGCGTCGTGAATATAAAGGAAAAGTCAACCTCGTAGACAAACTAAAAGAAAAGATTATCGCCGAAGATGGTCGATTTGCAGGAGTTAAACTGTATGCACCGGCCGGCTTTTCTCCAACCGACGCAGTTTTAATGGGCTCTTCAGGAAAACCGGGCATTTATGCATTGTGTCAGGAACATAAAGTTCCAATAACCGTGCATAATTCAAACGGTGGTTTTGCCTGCCTTTCATCTGTTCTTAAAGTGCGTGGCGAAGTGCTTTTAAACGGCAACATTGTAAAACCCAAAAAGCCGCTTGTTTTCGACGAACGCTTTTTTAGCCGCAAAGTGCACAAGGCAATTGCCGAGCGGGCAAAAAAATTAAATCATCCTCAGTTATGGGAACTGGTACTAAAAAAATATCCCGATTTGACCATCAATTTTGCGCATTTTGGTGGCAGTAACCAAATTATGGATTACATAAATTACAATTTCCCGGAAGAACAAAAAAGGGTTGACGAAGAGGAATTTGAAGATGCAATTATGTCGCTATCGAAAAAAAACAAGGAACTCATTCGAAATGCCTATACCTTAAAACGCAAAAAAAGAATTCTGCGCGATGACCTTACTCTTGCAGAACGTGCTGAAGTGTGGAATGCATTATACCGAACCGGATTTATTGACAACTGGGCAAAAGCCATATTCGATATCGTTAAAAATCCGAAGTACCCGAATGCTTACACCGATTTATCGTGTTTTTCTGAAGGTACGGTTATTGAATCACCTGGCAGCCAGGAAATGGTATTTAGCATCCGTGAAACACTGAGCACTTTTAAAACCAGTTTCTTCGACAAACTTACCGATTACGAAAAATCAAAGATTCTTTATGGCTCTGATTATTACCTTACTCAATTTTTTGGTCCAAGTATGGAACAATATTTCTCTGATTTCAAAGCTGCCTTTGGAGATGACTTTGAAACGATTGCCAGCATTAATCCAACACGTTTCCTAAACCTTTAAATTGATAAAATGGAAGACTTATTAAAGATAGCTTTTGCCGAACTGGGAACAGAAGAAATAGTCGGCTCAGAACACAATCCGGAAGTTTTAAAATATGCCGATGAAACTGGTATTGCAGGAATTACAACTGATGAGATTCCGTGGTGCAGCAATTTTGTTAACTGGGTAGCTATGAAAGCCGGGTTGCAGTACTCGAAAAAACCTAATGCCCGATCGTGGTTAAATGTTGGTGTGAAAACCATAAATCCGGAACCGGGCGATGTGGTCGTTTTCTGGCGCGACAGTCCCGAGTCGTGGAAAGGGCATGTTGGCTTTTTCCTTGGCGTTTCTACCGATAAAAAGCGAGTCTACTGTCTGGGCGGAAACCAGGGAAACCGCGTTTCTGTCTCGGCTTATCGAATAAATACCGTATTATCTTTTCAGCGATTAGCAGCACGGCAACAGCTTGTTATTCCCGATCCGGTATTACAAAAAGGCAGCAAAGGAGCTGAAGTTGTTGCCCTGCAAGATGCACTGAAACTCCTGAATATAAATGTGGGGACTTCTGATGGCGACTTTGGCCCCAAAACAGCGAACGGAGTAAAAGAACTGCAAACCAGAAAACCGGAACTGGAAATAAACGGTGTTTATGATAATGAAACCCGCAATCTCCTTGAATCACTTTTTCAGGCCTGAAACACAGGCTAGTTTATATCTCAATAATTAATCATCATTAAATCAAAAAAATTATGACAACGAAAGTAGCCGACTTAACACCAGATGAATTTTTATTACTTCTGGACGATTTTTATGCAGAACCTAAAAAGCGCAATAAAATGACTCCTGAAGAGGTTAAAGATCTTGCCATTAGGTTAAATAAAAAAATCGATGTTCCTTTTATTAAGGAAACCGGCGAAGAAAAAATTCTCGTGAAAGTGATTTTTAAAATCGACACGTTTCTTTATGATCATTTGCCAAACGAATTTTACGATGTTATCCGAAGTACCGATCGCGGAATTTCGGACAAAGAAGCCCGTCGACTGGTGCGTCGTTTAACGCGCCTGGCCAACAAAAAAATCGACATTCCGTATCTTCCTGAGCCCGTTGAACACTTCGCCATTAAATTTGTAATCGGTATGGTAGTAAAAGCTGCCCGTAAAAAACTTAATTTCGATGGAGTAAGGGCAAATTCGGAAGCAATTACAGTTCCCGATTCCGACGAGGATATTGAAGCACTTGTTGAAGATTAACCTCTTACGTCCCGATGTAATTGAAAACTTTGTATCTTCGGGAAAAAGCCATACAATGAGTATTATACGATTACATCGGGGCGATATTACCCAATTAAATGTTGATGCTATTGTTAATGCTGCCAACAAAACATTGTTGGGCGGAGGTGGTGTTGATGGCGCCATTCACCGGGCAGCCGGCCCGCAACTTTTAAAAGAATGCCGGCAACTGAATGGCTGCGAAACCGGCGATGCTAAAATTACAAAGGGATACAATCTTCAGGCTAAATACGTGATTCACACAGTTGGCCCGGTTTACAATGGAGGAAAATATGCCGAAGCGGAAAAACTGGCATCTTGCTATCTCCGTAGTCTTGAAGTGGCGCTCCAAAACCAGGCAAAAAGTATTGCTTTTCCTAACATTAGTACAGGAATTTATGGTTACCCAAAATACGAAGCGGCGCAAATTGCCACCCAAACTGTAAATGATTTTCTTCCTGTTAATTCAGAGATTGATGAGCTGATTTTTTGTGTATTTGATGAAGAGAATTATAAGATTTACAGCACACTGCTAGATTACTAAAAGCAATTAATTTTCCATCGCTTTTAGCAAATGTTTCATATTTCGGTGGTATGTATTGGTAAGACGGGTATGAAAATAAGGATAGAGAAAATGATCACGTAAAGCCGACTCACTTTTAAAATAAGTTCGATGTGTAATTTTGGTATATCCTTTTCGGGTTTGGCTAAAAGTAAGTTGCTGTTTCCCGTGTGTAACATTATCCTCTACATAGCTAAATTCAATTACATTCTGCTTATCATCAACCGTAGTAATTTCAAAAGCTGTAGCCAGTTTTTTTATTTTTAAAACATTCAAATTCAAATAAATAATTTGACCGGGATCAATTCCATCAACCTGCCCGTTAGGATACACTAACTGGTTATTGTTTTTTGAAAACAACATGCCAAACGAGAATCGCGATGCATTCCAGGCAATGGAAGGATTGGTGTGAACGTAGTGCGACCATACCTCCTGCAGGCTGTCTTTAACCACATATTCGCGTTCATGATAACGAAAGCCCTCTGTACTTGCAGTAGGTTCTAATGATGGTTTTACATCCGAAAATTTTTCGGTATTATTTTTTATCTGACTCTGCACATAATACTCTACTTGTTCACAACCTACCTTGTCGAACTCAATATCAGCCAGATACATTTGCCCAAAACAGAAGCTTATAAAGTGGTTAATAAAAATGAACAGCAGTAGTAGTTTTTTCATGGAACCGCTTAAATATTGATGATTCTAAAATATCTGTTTTTTTTATATTCTCAATAATTAGCCTACTTTTTTTTTCAAAACCGAACCTCAAACTACTATTTTCGTATATTAACCTAATTACTAAATTGTTATACTAACATAATGAATGCAAAAAGAAACAGACGAAATAAAAAGTCCCGAATAATACTGTATTCGCTTTTTGCACTAACAATGCTATTTCTTACCATTTGGTTCGGACTTCGTTTGTTTGGTAGCATCTGATCTTCTGTTAAAACAATTCTCATTAAATTGATTTTTATATTCAAATGATAGCCTTAATTTTAAAGCACTAAAATATGTAAAATGAGAACGAAATTCTTTCTGCTTTCCATCACTGTTATATTCTGTTTTTCTATCCAATCAGCCTTGAGTGTAACTAAAAAAGAGGATAAAAAAATTGTTGAACGTATTATTTCTGAATTAAAAGAACAGAATTCAAAATCAACGGCAGAGCTGGTTGTTGAAGCAGGAAAATTACTTATGAATACGCCATATGTGGCCAACACACTGGAAACGACACCCGAACAATTGGTAATTAATTTACGCGAACTGGACTGTACTACCTTTGCTGAAAACTGTCTGGCATTGGCAAGAACCTGCAAAAGCACAAATCCATCCTTCGATGTTTTTAAAAAAGAGCTGCAACATATTCGCTATCGAAATGGAGAAATCGACGGCTACCCATCTCGACTGCACTATTTTAGCGACTGGATTGCAGACAACGACACGAAACAGATTGTTGAATCGGTCTCACGTTCTATTTGTAATATTAAATTCGACAAAACGATAAACTTTATGAGTCATCATCCAGATAGCTATAAGGCATTATCTAAAAATGCTGTTTTTCTGGCGGCCATCGACAAGCAGGAAAAACAACTTACAAAAAGCGATAAATGTTATATCCCTACTGAAAAACTGGAAGCGCTTAAACACTTACTTAAAAATGGAGATATTATTGGAATTACAACCAATATTGACGGACTTGATATTACCCATGTTGGTATAATCGTTTTTAAAGGCGATGAATTACATTTTATGCATGCATCATCAAAAGCGGAAAAAGTAATTGTATCAGAAGAGACGCTTTATACATACCTGAGTAACCGAAAGTCTGCAACCGGAGTTATGGTTGCAAGGCCGTTGTAAAAGTACTCATTCAATACTACAATGGCGATTTTAAGCCCAATTAACAACTTAATCCACGTTTTTTTTGTTAAACAGGTAAATAAGTTAAATTATTTATCTGTAACTTTTGTTTTTGGAATTCAAAAACACAAGTGATAAAATAAAAAATTATGAAAAAAACAATGGTGAAATTTATAGCTGTACTTGCTATAGCTATTAGTAGTGTAATTGCTGCAAATGCACAGGAACTTGGAGTTAGGTTTGGTGATGTCTCAGCAGGAGCTGTTGCTATCGATGGAATATTCAGTACAGGTGAATTCAGTCGTGTACATGCCGATGTATCATTTGGAGATGGAGTTGGAATTGATCTGATCTGGGATTTTCTATATCGTCCGCTTTCAGGAGAAGCATTCAATTGGTACGTTGGAGTAGGTCCTTATATTTGGATTGACGATCCGTTTTGGTTAGGAGCTGTAGGTGAAATTGGGTTGGAATATCGTTTTAATGGTATCCCGATAGCGCTGGGAGCGGATTGGCGACCGGCACTTAGCATTGTGGAAGAAACCAAATTTCATGGTAAAGGTTTCGGTGTTAATATCAGGTATATATTTGGTAATTAAGAATATTGATTTTTTATGTATAAAGCGTCTTTTGACGCTTTTTTCATGTCTTTTCAATTCCTTTTTCTGATCCTCCCTCCTGATCTTTCATTTTAAAATACCGGCGCAGCAATACTTTTTTCAAATCGCGGGCTATTACCTGGTGAGCAATAATTTCAATATTTGAATAATGCGGCAAATCCTTTTCGGCCTGTAGAATTTCGCGATTTGTAATATCAACCTGATAAAGCACCGACAATAACAAATCGTAATTCGTTTCTACCAGCCCGGTTATCTGATCGATAAGCTGCTCATGCAGCTCGTGATAAGCATTATCAATATCTCCCGAGAAGGTGATTTCAACACCAAACATTCCAAAATCTTTCATAATCTGCTCGGCTGTTTGCTGAACAATTTCGGCCTTATCCATTAAATTCTCCAGATTTGTATTGTTTACAACAGGTAGTTTCATGTGCGATCTTTTTATAAAGATAGACGAACTTTATTTCTCGCCAAATCAATTATTGCCTTTCCTTTTATTATATTAAATTTACGGGAACTAAAGTCAATTAAATCTAATACAATGAAAAAAAGTCTGTTTTCTCTTTCCCTAATTTTATTTGCGTGTTTTTCAATGGCACAGAGCAATTTCAGTAAATCGGCAATAGGTGTTGGTGTTGTAGTTGAAGACCTTGAAAAATCGATCGATTTTTATACCAATGTTATTGGAATGGTAAAAACCGGTGAATTTTCAGTGTCGCAGGAAAAATGCACCGAACTGGGACTTACCGACAGTTATCAGCTGGATGTTACCATAATGAAATTGGAAGATACTGAAGAAGCCAGCGAATGGAAACTGATGAGTTTGGGCACAAAAGCCAAGCACCCTAAACAAAAGTTTATGAGCGACGATACCGGGATGCAGTACATCACTTTAATGGTAAAACACCTGCAGCCAGTTTTAGACCGAGTAGAAAAACACAACGTCAAAATATTAAGCGGTAAACCGTCGCAAAACGGCGAGAACAGTTTTTTTCTTTTGGTACAAGATCCTGACGGAACTTTTATCGAATTGATTGGGCCAATGTAGCCTTCATAAAAAATTCTAAATATTGTTAAAGTCACATCAATAACAAACTCATTAACAAAACGTTATTGCAATTGCCTATTTGGAATGTGGCTAACTTGTTAAATTCGATGTATTTTTTCGTAATTTCGAACAGAATTTAGTTTTAGTCGAAAGGCAATTTTTATGAAAAAGAAAGTTGAAGCCGGATACAGAACATTATCGATTGGTGAAGAAATATTCAATAGTATCACTCACGGAATAGGAACGCTTTTAAGTATTGCTGCCCTGGTTATTTTGGTTGTTGTTGCAGCCATAAAAGGTAATGCATGGCACGTGGTGAGTTTCAGTATTTTTGGGAGTAGTTTGGTTTTACTTTACCTCTCGTCAACGTTATATCACAGTTTTACGCGTGAAAAACTTAAGAACCTCTTTGTCCGTTTTGATCATGCAGCCATCTTTCTGCTCATTGCAGGAACCTATACGCCGTTTGTATTAACAACTATTCGCGGAGCACTGGGCTGGTCTCTTTTTGGAATTATTTGGGGACTGGCGATAACCGGAATGGTTATCCGTTCAATCTATTTAACGCGGTTTAGAAAGCTAATGGTTGGTATTTATCTGGCCATGGGTTGGATGTTTTTAATGGCAATTGGTCCAATTGTACGGAATTTGCCTGCATCTAGCGTTGCCTTTTTATTTATTGGTGGAGCCTGTTACTCTATTGGGGTAATATTTTACGCATGGCGAGGGTTAAAATACGGTCATGGAATTTGGCACCTGTTTGTTTTGGCGGGTAGCATCATGCATTTCTTTTCGGTATTTTACAGTCTGCATTAACGCTTAAAATAAATCACAAAAAAAGCAGGATGAATCATCCTGCTTTTTTTATCTCGTAAATTACTTTTATGAATGTTTTTCCGAAAGGTAACGCTCAGCATCAATAGCAGCCATACAGCCCGATCCGGCAGCAGTAACCGCCTGACGGTATTGCGAATCCTGAACATCGCCACAGGCAAAAACTCCCGGTGTTTTTGTTTTTGATGTTCCCGGCGTGGTTAAAATGTAGCCAACATCGTCGGTATCTACGTAATCGGCAAAAATGTCTGAATTTGGTTTATGCCCAATTGCCAAAAAGAAACCGTCAATTTTAATATTAACTTCCTCTTCTCCTTCCTCTCCAAGATTTTTAACCAGTGTTGCTCCTTCAACAACGCCGTTATCTCCAATCAAACCTTTTGCCTGATGTTTCCAGAGAATTTCAACATTTGGTGTTTTCTTTACACGCTCCGCCATAACGCGCGAAGCACGAAGCACGTCGCGACGAACTATCAAGTAAACTTTGTTACACAAACCGGCTAAATACATAGCTTCTTCGGCAGCAGTATCACCACCTCCAACTACAGCAACATCTTTTCCTTTGTAGAAAAATCCGTCGCAGGTTGCACAGGCAGATACTCCACCACCGGCATACTTTTTCTCATCTTCCAGCCCTAAATATTTTGCTGTTGCTCCGGTTGCAATAATCACAGTTTCGGCCTCAATCAGTTTCGTGTCGTCAATCCACACTTTATGAATTTCTCCCGAGAAATCAACTTTTGTTGCCATTCCCCAACGCACATCGGTGCCAAAACGTTGTGCTTGCTTTTTTAGGTCTTCCATCATTACCGGACCAGTAACACCTTCCGGATATCCCGGGTAGTTCTCAACTTCAGTGGTAGTTGTTAACTGACCTCCCGGTTGTAATCCTTCGTACATTACCGGACTTAAATTGGCACGCGCTGCGTAAATAGCAGCAGTATAACCTGCAGGCCCCGACCCTACAATTAAGCATTTTACTTTTTCTACGTCGGTTGGTTCAACGTTGTTATTCTCGTTGTTATCGTTAATATCAAGTGGTTTAAACATCATTTAAATTTTTAGTTGCACAAAAATACAAAACATACTTTATCGATTGATATAAATTCAATCGATAATAATGAAGCAATATAACCGAATTCTATATTCCTTTCAAAATAGCAGATTAAAGAAAGAAAAAAGTTTTGTAATAATAATTTCTAACGTTACTTTTGCAATTCTGTTTCGGGATGTGGCGCAGTCCGGTTAGCGTACTGGTCTGGGGGACCAGGGGTCGCAGGTTCAAATCCTGTCATCCCGACTCAATTAAAG
This genomic window contains:
- a CDS encoding TIGR02594 family protein — protein: MEDLLKIAFAELGTEEIVGSEHNPEVLKYADETGIAGITTDEIPWCSNFVNWVAMKAGLQYSKKPNARSWLNVGVKTINPEPGDVVVFWRDSPESWKGHVGFFLGVSTDKKRVYCLGGNQGNRVSVSAYRINTVLSFQRLAARQQLVIPDPVLQKGSKGAEVVALQDALKLLNINVGTSDGDFGPKTANGVKELQTRKPELEINGVYDNETRNLLESLFQA
- a CDS encoding amidohydrolase family protein, encoding MTTYYDIHCHIFNKDVIIRRLVNVVQSLLAIKDMVDKGVTSAELKFKIDGINRTLQDVTQESSEDVFEALDKVYQGNVVTTPLMFDLTYADDNDDDENHNRRYRKRIKRIFWLLSVALPFIKARVNRKIKSNELAEAFDKIRENVKEFENNFDRKSDEEVEIFDNANYAQQIADLEYLAGKYETIKPFFSIDPRREYKGKVNLVDKLKEKIIAEDGRFAGVKLYAPAGFSPTDAVLMGSSGKPGIYALCQEHKVPITVHNSNGGFACLSSVLKVRGEVLLNGNIVKPKKPLVFDERFFSRKVHKAIAERAKKLNHPQLWELVLKKYPDLTINFAHFGGSNQIMDYINYNFPEEQKRVDEEEFEDAIMSLSKKNKELIRNAYTLKRKKRILRDDLTLAERAEVWNALYRTGFIDNWAKAIFDIVKNPKYPNAYTDLSCFSEGTVIESPGSQEMVFSIRETLSTFKTSFFDKLTDYEKSKILYGSDYYLTQFFGPSMEQYFSDFKAAFGDDFETIASINPTRFLNL
- a CDS encoding MIP/aquaporin family protein: MNEFVAEIIATMIMILLGNGVVANVVLKDTKGHNSGWIVISLGWGLAVMMAVIVAGPISGAHLNPAVTLGLAIGGLFPWPKVPVYIAGEIIGAMLGAILVWFSYHDHFKANNDKAGFLGVFATTPAIRNHKKNFLTELIGTFVLIFVIFYITDFKFETLQLQSVEVGLGSIGALPVALLVTAIGLSLGGPTGYAINPARDLGPRIIHSLLKSPNKGNSDWAYAWVPILGPITGAALAAGLFLLC
- a CDS encoding O-acetyl-ADP-ribose deacetylase translates to MSIIRLHRGDITQLNVDAIVNAANKTLLGGGGVDGAIHRAAGPQLLKECRQLNGCETGDAKITKGYNLQAKYVIHTVGPVYNGGKYAEAEKLASCYLRSLEVALQNQAKSIAFPNISTGIYGYPKYEAAQIATQTVNDFLPVNSEIDELIFCVFDEENYKIYSTLLDY
- the glpK gene encoding glycerol kinase GlpK codes for the protein MKKYILAFDQGTTSSRAIVFDQHGAIKSVAQKEFEQIFPKPGWVEHDPNEIWSSQAAVAAEAITKIDINGKNIAAIGITNQRETTIVWDRETGEPVYNAIVWQDRRTAKYCDALKAKGHQEMISEKTGLVIDAYFSGTKVQWILDNVEGAREKANAGKLAFGTVDCWLIWKLTRGEKHVTDITNASRTLLYNIKECCWDKELLNLFDIPENMLPEVCASSEVIGYTKTTIFAHEIAIGGIAGDQQAALFGQQCVHPGMAKNTYGTGCFMLLNTGSKAIKSENNLLTTIAWKINGEVTYALEGSIFIAGAAVQWMRDQLGLINNAPEIEELALSVEDNGGVYFVPALTGLGAPHWDQYARGIVVGITRGTSNGHFARATIEGIAFQVMDVLKAMEADSGIEIKELRVDGGAAANNLLLQFQSETLQSPVIRPRQLETTALGAAYLAGLAVGYWKDLNEMQSQWAKDRTFTPQILDDVMNKSIRKWQKALAKAKDWIDEDDDE
- a CDS encoding N-acetylmuramoyl-L-alanine amidase-like domain-containing protein, producing MRTKFFLLSITVIFCFSIQSALSVTKKEDKKIVERIISELKEQNSKSTAELVVEAGKLLMNTPYVANTLETTPEQLVINLRELDCTTFAENCLALARTCKSTNPSFDVFKKELQHIRYRNGEIDGYPSRLHYFSDWIADNDTKQIVESVSRSICNIKFDKTINFMSHHPDSYKALSKNAVFLAAIDKQEKQLTKSDKCYIPTEKLEALKHLLKNGDIIGITTNIDGLDITHVGIIVFKGDELHFMHASSKAEKVIVSEETLYTYLSNRKSATGVMVARPL
- a CDS encoding glycerol-3-phosphate dehydrogenase/oxidase, with the translated sequence MKRHKQLRKAKAPGKWDIVVIGGGASGLGVALESATRKYKTLLLEGADFAKGTSSRSTKLVHGGVRYLAQGDISLVLEALRERGLMRQNAPHLVKNQSFIIPNYEWWGGPFYTIGLKVYDMMAGKLGLGPSVHLTKQETLEALPTLKEEGLTGGVIYHDGQFDDARLSVNLAQTIIDYDGVAVNYTKVTNLLKDKDGMICGVKVKDMIDGDEFEVSAKVVVNATGVFTDEILQMDEPGSPKKVVPSQGIHFVLDHEFLSGDHAIMIPKTDDGRVLFAVPWRGKVVVGTTDTLVEEASLEPRALEEEIEFILNTAGRYLTRPPKRSDVRSIFAGLRPLAAPEEEGKKTKEISRSHKVIVSLSGLITITGGKWTTYRKMGEDTVNNAVILAGLKEKPCITENLAIHGYTKNIDLNDHFYVYGSEAKAIKEMIEDNPKLSEKLHDRLDFTVAEIVWACRKEMAMNLDDMLARRVRALYLDARAAEEMAPKVAKIMAKELGRDNAWVEQQIKEFSALAHGYYL
- a CDS encoding VOC family protein, producing MKKSLFSLSLILFACFSMAQSNFSKSAIGVGVVVEDLEKSIDFYTNVIGMVKTGEFSVSQEKCTELGLTDSYQLDVTIMKLEDTEEASEWKLMSLGTKAKHPKQKFMSDDTGMQYITLMVKHLQPVLDRVEKHNVKILSGKPSQNGENSFFLLVQDPDGTFIELIGPM